Below is a genomic region from Streptomyces roseoviridis.
CGCTCCGGCGGCACCGAGGGCGGCCTGACCACCGGCGAGCTGCTGCGCGTCCGCGCCGCCATGAAGCCCATCGCCACCGTCCCGCGCGCCCTCGCGACCGTCGACGTGGCCACCGGAGAGGCCGCGGCCGCCCACCACCAGCGCTCCGACGTCTGCGCCGTCCCGGCCGCCGGCATCGTCGCCGAGGCGATGGTCGCCCTGGTCCTCGCCGACGCCGTCCTGGAGAAGTTCGGCGGCGACTCGGTCCCCGAGACCCGCCGCAACGTCCGTTCCTACCTCGACCACCTCCACATCCGGTGACCGGCGGCCCGCTGGTCGTCCTCGTCGGTCCGATGGGCTCCGGCAAGTCCACCGTGGGCGCGCTCCTCGCCGAACGGCTCGGAGCCGCCTACCGGGACACCGACGCCGACATCGTCGCCGCCGAGGGACGCGAGATCGCCGACATCTTCGTCGAGGACGGCGAGGACCACTTCCGCGCGCTCGAACGCGAGGCCGTGCGCACGGCCGTCACCGAGCACGAGGGCGTCCTCGCGCTCGGCGGCGGCGCCGTGCTCGACGAGGGCACCCGCGCGCTGCTGCGCGGGCTGCCCGTCGCGTACCTCTCCATGGACGTCGAGGCCGCCGTGCGCCGGGTCGGCCTCGGCGCCGCCCGGCCGCTGCTCGCCGTCAACCCGCGCCGCCAGTGGCGCGAGCTGATGGACGCGCGCCGCCACCTGTACGAAGAAGTCGCCCGCGCCGTCGTCGCCACGGACGAGCGCACCCCCGAAGAGGTCGCCGACGCGATCCTCGACGCACTGGAGTTGAAGGACGTATGACGGACCAGGCAGTGACCCGCATCCAGGTCGGCGGCTCCGCGGGCACCGACCCGTACGAGGTGCTGGTCGGCCGGCAGCTGCTCGGCGAGCTCCCCGGACTGATCGGCCCCTCGGTCAAGCGGATCGCGGTGATCCACCCCGAGGCGCTGGCCGAGACGGGCGAGGCGCTGCGCGCCGACCTCGCCGAGCAGGGCTACGAGGCCGTCGCCATCCAGGTGCCCAACGCCGAGGAGGCCAAGACCGCCGAGGTCGCCGCCTACTGCTGGAAGGCGCTCGGCCAGACCGGCTTCACCCGCAGCGACCTCGTCGTCGGTGTCGGCGGCGGCGCCACCACCGACCTGGCCGGCTTCGTCGCCGCGACCTGGCTGCGGGGCGTGCGCTGGATCGCGGTGCCCACCACCGTCCTCGCGATGGTCGACGCCGCCGTCGGCGGCAAGACCGGCATCAACACCGCCGAGGGCAAGAACCTCGTCGGCGCCTTCCACCCGCCCGCCGGGGTGCTGTGCGACCTCGCCGCGCTCGACTCGCTGCCGGTCAACGACTACGTCAGCGGCCTCGCCGAGATCATCAAGGCGGGCTTCATCGCCGACCCGGTCATCCTCGACCTGATCGAGGCCGACCCGCAGGCCGCCCGCACCCCGGCAGGACCGCACACCGCCGAGCTCATCGAGCGGTCGATCCGGGTCAAGGCCGAGGTCGTCTCCGGCGACCTCAAGGAGGCCGGCCGCCGCGAGATCCTCAACTACGGCCACACCCTCGCGCACGCCATCGAGAAGAACGAGCGGTACAAGTGGCGCCACGGCGCCGCCGTCTCCGTCGGCATGGTCTTCGCCGCCGAGCTGGGCCGGCTCGCCGGCCGCCTCGACGACGCCACCGCCGACCGTCACCGCGCGGTCCTGGAGTCGGTCGGCCTGCCGCTGACCTACCGCGGCGACCAGTGGCCCAAGCTGCTGGAGACGATGAAGGTCGACAAGAAGTCCCGCGGCGACCTGCTGCGCTTCATCGTCCTCGACGGGCTCGCCAAGCCGACCGTCCTGGAGGGCCCGGACCCGGCCGTCCTGGTCGCCGCGTACGGCGAGGTGTCGGCGTGAACGAGCCGCGCCGCGTCCTCGTGCTGAACGGCCCGAATCTCGGCCGCCTCGGCTCGCGCGAGCCCGACATCTACGGGGCCACCTCGTACAAGGGACTGGTGGAGTCCTGCCGCGCCCTCGGCGAGGAGCTCGGCTTCGACGTCGAGGTGCGGGAGACCAACGACGAGGGCGAGATGATCCGCTGGCTGCACGAGGCCGCCGACGGATCCCTCCCGGTCGTCCTCAACCCCGGCGCCTTCACGCACTACTCGTACGGGATGCGCGACGCGGCGGCCCAGCGCACCGCGCCGCTGATCGAGGTGCACATCTCGAACCCGTACGCCCGCGAGGAGTTCCGGCACACGTCGGTGGTCGCCGCCGTGGCCACCGGGACCGTCGCCGGATTCGGCATCGGCTCCTACCGGCTCGCGCTGCGCGCGCTCGCCGAGGAGCTCGGTTCCTGATCCGGGCACGTCGATCCGCCCCCGGCCGTTTCCCCTGGGGAAGCCGGGGGCGGTAACGTTCCGGCAACGACGGAATCATCGGCGCAGGGACGGAGTGGGCACCGGATGCAGCACGGGATGGGGGCTCCGTTGCCACCGCACGAACCCGCCGGCCACACACAGTGGGCGTCCGGCGCCGTCGGCGCCCGGGCCCAGGGCGGGCCTCCGCCCGTCCCGCCGGCGCCTCCGCACCACCCCTACCCGGTCCCGCCCGGGCCCCAGGGCGCACCGCCCGGCCCGCCCGCCGGCTGGAACGCCCCGCCGGTCGCCCCGGTCGCCCCGGCCGGGCCCCAGGTCACCTCGCACATCGCGATGCCGCCCGCGGCGACGGGCACCGGCACCGCCACCATCGCCGTGCTGCTCATCGGCCCGGCCGGCGCGGGCAAGACCACGGTCGCCCGCCACTGGGCCGGCCGCCGGAGCGTCCCGACGGCCCACATCAGCCTGGACGACGTCCGCGAGTGGGTCTGCTCCGGCTTCGCCGACCCCCAGTCCGGCTGGAACGAGCACTCCGAGGCCCAGTACCGGCTGGCCCGGCGCACCTGTGGCTTCGCCGCCCGCAACTTCCTCGCCAACGGCATCTCCTGCATCCTCGACGACGCCGTCTTCCCCGACTGGCCCGTCGTCGGCCTCGGCGGCTGGAAGCGTCACGTGGGCCCCGGACTGCTCCCCGTCGTCCTGCTCCCCGGCCTGGACGTCGTCCTGGAGCGCAACGCCGAACGCAGCGGCAACCGCCGCCTCTCCGACGAGGAGGTCGCCTCGATCCACGGCCGGATGGCCGGCTGGTACGGCTCCGGCCTGCCGATCATCGACAACTCGACGTACGACGTCGAGACCACGGCCCGTGTCCTCGACGAGGTCCTCGCCCGCGCGATATCCGGCCAGCCGCAGACCTGAGCCCCCGACTTCCGCCTGGCCGCCGTCCATGGCCCCCGGCCCTCGGCGGGCGGCGGATTACCGGCCCGGGGCCCCGGCTCACGGTCGGCCGTAGTCATGAGCTTCGGCTTCCGGCGGGCGCCGGGCTCGCGGGCGGTCGCCGTCCTGAGCCCTCGGTGCGCAGGCAGGCCGCCCGTCCCGTACACAAGCTTCCGGCCAGCCGGCCGGCCGACCGCAGCCACTGGCGGTCGGCTCTCGGCCCGCGGCGCGGCCGCAGACCTGAGCCCCCGGCCCTCGGCGCGGGGCGGACCACCGGCCCGGGGCCCTGGCTCCCGGCGGCCCGCCTGTCCAGGCCGTCGGCTCCCGCAGCGGCCGCCGGTCCCAGCCCACGGCTCGCGCCGCGGCCGCAGACCTGAGCCCCCAGCCCTCGGCGCGGGGCGGACCACCGGCCCGGGGCCCTGGCTCCCGGCGGCCCGCCTGTCCAGGCCGTCGGCTCCCGCCGCGGCCGCCGGTCCCAGCCCACGGCTCGCGCCGCGGCCGCAGACCTGAGCCCCCGACTTCCGCCTGGCCGCCGTCCATGGCCCCCAGCCCTCGGCGCGGGGCGGACCACCGGCCCGGGGCCCTGGCTCCCGGCGGCCCGCCTGTCCAGGCCGTCGGCTCCCGCCGCGGCCGCCGGTCCCAGCCCACGGCTCGCGCCGCGGCCGCAGACCTGAGCCCCCGACTTCCGCCTGGCCGCCGTCCAT
It encodes:
- the aroB gene encoding 3-dehydroquinate synthase, which encodes MTDQAVTRIQVGGSAGTDPYEVLVGRQLLGELPGLIGPSVKRIAVIHPEALAETGEALRADLAEQGYEAVAIQVPNAEEAKTAEVAAYCWKALGQTGFTRSDLVVGVGGGATTDLAGFVAATWLRGVRWIAVPTTVLAMVDAAVGGKTGINTAEGKNLVGAFHPPAGVLCDLAALDSLPVNDYVSGLAEIIKAGFIADPVILDLIEADPQAARTPAGPHTAELIERSIRVKAEVVSGDLKEAGRREILNYGHTLAHAIEKNERYKWRHGAAVSVGMVFAAELGRLAGRLDDATADRHRAVLESVGLPLTYRGDQWPKLLETMKVDKKSRGDLLRFIVLDGLAKPTVLEGPDPAVLVAAYGEVSA
- the aroQ gene encoding type II 3-dehydroquinate dehydratase; its protein translation is MNEPRRVLVLNGPNLGRLGSREPDIYGATSYKGLVESCRALGEELGFDVEVRETNDEGEMIRWLHEAADGSLPVVLNPGAFTHYSYGMRDAAAQRTAPLIEVHISNPYAREEFRHTSVVAAVATGTVAGFGIGSYRLALRALAEELGS
- a CDS encoding shikimate kinase, with translation MTGGPLVVLVGPMGSGKSTVGALLAERLGAAYRDTDADIVAAEGREIADIFVEDGEDHFRALEREAVRTAVTEHEGVLALGGGAVLDEGTRALLRGLPVAYLSMDVEAAVRRVGLGAARPLLAVNPRRQWRELMDARRHLYEEVARAVVATDERTPEEVADAILDALELKDV
- a CDS encoding AAA family ATPase codes for the protein MQHGMGAPLPPHEPAGHTQWASGAVGARAQGGPPPVPPAPPHHPYPVPPGPQGAPPGPPAGWNAPPVAPVAPAGPQVTSHIAMPPAATGTGTATIAVLLIGPAGAGKTTVARHWAGRRSVPTAHISLDDVREWVCSGFADPQSGWNEHSEAQYRLARRTCGFAARNFLANGISCILDDAVFPDWPVVGLGGWKRHVGPGLLPVVLLPGLDVVLERNAERSGNRRLSDEEVASIHGRMAGWYGSGLPIIDNSTYDVETTARVLDEVLARAISGQPQT